The Streptomyces sp. R28 region ACGCGAACCGCACGGCCTGCTCACCTCCACTCGACGGTCCTCCCGCGACCGGCGGGATCCGCTCATGGGTACCCGCCCGCCCGTCTTGTCACCCACGGCCCCCGGCTCCTCGGGTACCCGTGAGCGGCCCTGGCGCATTCGCCGCGCGCATGGTGTGCTGGAGGTGACGGGAAGGACCCAGAACGACGCGGGGAAGCGGATGACGGCCGCGCACCGCGTAATCAGGATCCGCGAGAAGTGGATAGGGCCCTTCCCGCCCTGTGCTCTCCCCTTACGCCAAAGGGCCGTCGAGGGCGTCAGTCGCCCCGGTACAGCGCCGTGACCAGCTCGATCACCGCCTGCGCGGCGGGTGGCTGGTCGTCGCGCCACCAGGCCAGCCGTACGGCGATCGGTTCGGCGTCCCGTACCGGCCGGTAGACGATGCCGGGGCGGGGGTACTGGTGGGCGGTGGCCTCGGCGGTCACGCCGATGCGGCGGCCGGTGGAGATCATCGTGAGCCAGTCGTCGACGTCGTGCGTCTCCTCGGTCGCCGGACGCGCGTCGGGCGGCCACAGGTCGGTGGTCGTGGTGCCGGTGCGGCGGTCGACGAGGAGGGTACGGCCGCTGAGGTCGGCCAGCCGGACCGCGCGGCGCCGGGCCAGCGGATCGTCGGCGGCCACGGCGCACAGCCGCCGCTCCAGCCCGACGATCGCGGAGTCGAACCGCCGGTCGTCCACCGAACGGCGTACGACGGACAGGTCGCAGGCGCCCTCCGCGAGGCCGGCGGTGGCCGAGTTGACGCGCACGAGGTGCAGATCGGTCCCGGGGTGCTCGGCGGCCCAGCGGCGCTGGAAGGCCGGGGTGTGCCGACCGAGCGCCGCCCAGGCGTAGCCCATCCGCAGCCGGTCGTGCCCGGAGCCGGCCTCCCGGACCAGGTCGTCCACTTCGGCGAGCACCCGCCGGGCGTGCGCCAGGACGCGCAGCCCGGTCCCCGTGGGGCTCACCTCGCGGGAGGTCCGCCTCAACAGCCGTACTCCCAGGTTCCGTTCGAGCGAGGCCAGCGAGCGGGAGACCGCCGCCTGGGAGACGCCGAGGGCGATGGCCGCGTCGGTGAAACTGCCCTCGTCGACGATCGCGACGAGGCAGCGCAACTGCCTCAGCTCCACATCCATGGCTCAAGCATCCATGACTCAAGCGTATGGATGCGGACGCTGACGTATTTTGCGCAAAGATCCGACGGCCGCACGATCGGCTCATGCGCACACGTCCCGCACCCGCGCCGGCCCAGGCGGCACAGGCGGCCCCGGCAACCGAGGCATCCCCGACGGCTCCGCTCACCGAGCACACCGAGCACGCCGAGCACCCCGAGCACACCGGCGGCCGTCTCGCAGGCGTGGCCACGATGATCGGCAGCGGTCTGTCCACCCAGACCGGTGCCGCGATCGGTTCTCTCGCCTTCCCCGTCCTCGGCGCCGTCGGCGTCGTCGCCGTACGCCAGTACGTCGCCGCGCTGGTGCTGCTGGCCGTCGGCAGGCCGAGGCTGCGTTCGTTCACCTGGCGCCAGTGGTGGCCGGTGGTCCTGCTGGCCCTGGTGTTCGGCACCATGAACCTCTCGCTGTACTCCGCGATGGACCGCGTCGGCCTGGGGCTGGCGGTGACCCTGGAGTTCCTCGGCCCGCTCACCCTCGCCCTGGCCACCTCGCGCCGCCGCGGGGACGTGTGCTGCGCGGTGGTCGCCGCGGCCGGTGTCATCACCCTGATGCGCCCGCAGCCCTCGACCGACTACCTCGGGATGGCCCTGGGCCTGTTGGCCGCCGGCTGCTGGGCGTCGTACATCCTGCTCAACCGCACGGTCGGCCGACGCGTCCCCGGAGCGCAGGGCACGGCCGCCGCGGCCGGCCTGTCCGCCGTGATGTTCCTGCCGATCGGCATCACGGTCGCCGTACGGCATCCGCCGACAGCCGGCGCCCTCGCCTGCGCGGTCGCGGCCGGTGTCCTCGCCTCAGCCGTGCCCTACCTCGCGGACCTGTTCACCCTGCGGCACGTGCCGCCCCGGGTCTTCGGCCTGTTCATGAGCGTCAACCCGGTCCTCGCGGCCGTGGTCGGCTGGGTCGGCCTGGGCCAGGGGCTGGGTGGGCCGGAGTGGGCGGGCATCGGCGCCGTCGTCGCCGCCAACTCGTTGAGCATCCTGACGTCGCGGAACTGACGCACAGTCATGTGAGCCATGGCGGTCCGGCGAGTAAAGGGCTTGCAGGCTCGCCGCTTCCCGGCCTACGGTGCTGCACATGGGTTCTCTGTGACAGTCCCCGCGCGACCGCGTTGAGCTTCGCTCCGCCGCCGCGCGTTCTCATCCGTGTTTCCGCTCCTCCCGTGCTGCCGCATGTCCGGCGTGCAGCGGAGTGATCCGGCGTGCACGGATGCGTCCATCTGCCCGTACCGATCGGTTCGGCCGAGAACTGGGGACTCTTCCATGTTCACCGCACAGCTATCTCTTCAGAACGTCACCCGCCGCTACGACGACCACATCGTGCTGGACGACGTGTCCTTCAGCGTCAAGCCGGGCGAGAAGGCCGGCATCATCGGCGACAACGGGGCCGGGAAATCCACCCTGTTGCGGCTGATCGCCGGTCAGGACCGGCCCGACAACGGCGAACTGACCGTGATCGCGCCCGGCGGCGTCGGCCATCTCGCCCAGTCGCTCGCCCTTCCACCGGAGGCGAGCGTCCAGGACGCGGTGGACCTGGCCCTTGCCGACCTACGCGATCTCGAAGCGCGGATGCGCCGCGCCGAGGCCGGGCTCAAGGGCCTGGCGGGAGCGGAGCTCACCGCGGCGCTGGACGCCTACGGCCAGTTGGTCGCCCAGTACGAGGCGCGTGCCGGCTACGAGGCCGACGCCCGCGTGGACATCGCCCTGCACGGGCTCGGGCTGCCCGGCCTGGCACGGGACAGGACCCTGGGCACCCTGTCGGGCGGTGAGCGGTCTCGGCTGGCGCTGGCCGCGGTCCTGGCGTCCCAGCCGGAGCTGTTGCTGCTGGACGAGCCGACCAACGATCTGGACGACCAGGCGGTGGGCTGGCTGGAGGCCCACCTGCGGGCGCATCGCGGCACCGTGCTCGCGGTCACCCATGACCGGGTGTTCCTGGAACGGGTCACCACCACGATCCTGGAGGTCGGCGAAGGCAAGGTGACGCGGTACGGCGACGGCTACGGCGGCTACCTCGCCGCCAAGGCCGCCGAGCGGCGGCGCCGTCTGCAGGAGTACGAGGAGTGGTGCGCGGAGCTGGCCCGCAACCAGAAGTTGGCCGCCACGAACGTGGCACGCCTGGAGGCGATCCCGCGCAAGCTGCCGTTCGCCGTGTTCGGCCAAGGCGGCTTCCGCGCACGCGGCCGCGGCCACGGGGCGATGAGCCGCATCCGCAACGCGAAGGAGCGCGTCGAACGGCTCACCGACCACCCGGTCGCCCCGCCGCCCGAACCTCTGGTGTTCGCCGCCCGCATGACAACTGCCGACGGCCGGACGTCGCAGACCGCAGCGGAGCTCACCGGCATCCGTGTCGGGGACCGGCTGCACGTACCGTCACTGCGGGTCGGCGGCGAGGAGCGGCTGCTGGTCACCGGCCCCAACGGCGCGGGCAAGACGACGCTGATCCGGGTTCTGGCAGGTGAGCTGCGGCCCGATGAGGGGACGGTGCGCACGCGGGGCCGGGTCGGGCACCTGAGGCAGGAGGAGACTCCGTGGCCACCTCGCCTCACGGTCCCGCAGGCGTTCGCATACGGCCGCGGAGGCGACCTGGACGAGCACACCGACCACCTCCTGTCGCTCGGCCTGTTCAGCCCCTCCGACCTGCGCCTGAAGGTGAGCGAACTGTCCTATGGGCAACGGCGCCGGATCGAACTGGCCCGCCTGGTGAGCGAACCGGTCGACCTGCTGCTGCTCGACGAACCCACCAACCATCTCTCGCCGGCCCTGGTCGAGGAACTGGAGGGAGCTCTGGCCGGCTACCGAGGCGCGGTGGTCGTCGTCACCCACGACCGCCGGATGCGCACCCGCTTCACCGGCACGCACCTGGAACTGGACGCCGGCCAGGTCGCACAGCTGCAGGAGGCCGTAGCGAGCTGAGACCCGCAGGTCCCCGGCGCCAGGCGGGACAGCTCACTCGCGCTGTCCCGCCGGCGACGCGGTCGCTGCGGACGCTACGGCTTTCGCGCCACACCGCCGAAGTCGTCGACCTCGGCGGGAGCTTGCTCACCGGACTCGCTGGGGCGCCACCGGGAGACGGAGACCACGCCGGGCTCCAGCAGCTCCAGGCCCGCGAAGAACCGGGCGAGTTCCTCCGGGCTGCGGTTGACGCGAGGGTTGTCGCTCGCCTCGTTCCACTGCTCGATCATCTCGCGCATCTGCTGCGGGTTGAGCACCTCGGTGTCGTCGCAGAGCACGAGGTAGCTGCCGGCGGGCAGGGCGTCCACGAGGCGGCCGACGATGTCGTAGACGGTGTCGTCGGTGACGTGCGCGGTGATGCCGAGCAGGATCAGCGCGACCGGCTGGGTGAAGTCCAGTGTCTTGGCGGCCTGTTCAAGGATGGCCTCGGGTTCGCGCAGGTCGGCGTCGATGTAGTCCGTGGCCCCTTCGGGCGTGCTGGTCAGCAGTGCCTCGGCATGGGCCAGGACGACCGGGTCGTGATCGACGTAGACGATCCGGGTCTCGGGGACCAGCCTCTGGGCGACCTCGTGGGTGTTGTTCGCGGTGGGCAGGCCGGTACCCACGTCGAGGAACTGACGTATACCGGCCTCACCGACGAGGTACTCCACCGTCCTGACGAGGAACGCCCGCTGCGCCAGGGCTATGTCGAGGATGGCCGGGTTGGCGCCGGCTATCTGGTCGCCGACCTGCCGGTCGATCTCGTAGCAGTCCTTGCCGCCGAGCCAGTAGTTCCAGATCCGGGCGGAGTGCGGCACGCCGCTGTTGATGAGTGGGCGTTCAATGGGCATGGGGGCTCCCCGAGTTGAGCGGACGTCACTGCATAACCTAGACGGGGGTGGGTGGCCGTCGCCGAGCCGGAGGGCTCCAGTACGTCGTAGTGGCGGGCGCCGGCGCAGCGGGGCGGCCCGCCGAGGTACCGGGCGAGGCGTCCGGTGCTCCACTGCCGGGGGCGGTTGACGCAGTCGTCCGGTCGCTCTCTCTGGTGCTTTGCCAGCTGGATTTCCTCCGCCGGGGAGGGTGGCTGGTCGGCCATGATCCGCTCGTACCGGCGGGTGCGTGCGGTGGGTTCGACTTCAGCGCGTGCGACAGGATGGGGCCTCCGATCTGTGGAGGGGGCGTTGGTATGGGCTATGCGCTGCATGCAGTGATCGCTGAAGCCGAGCTGTTGCGTGGCGCCTCGCGCGACGTGGCTGCCGCTCGGCTGGCACGGCTCGGCTCGGCCAAGGTCTGTCACTGATGCCGATGACTGACGAACTCTTCGATGCCGTTACAGACGGCAGCTCCGCGGGCCCTCTGGGGTTCTGGCGGCTGCCAGGGAGCTTCGACAGGCTCCTCGCGGACTGGTCGGCTGCTGGGCCGGTGGCCTACGTGGAAGCCGAGTACCTCGGTGGCGTGGGCGAGCAACAGGCTGCCGTGTGGGATGACGGCACGGTCGTGTTGGGACCGGTCCGCGTGGAGGAGGGCCGGCGCTTTCCCGCTGCTGGGAGCCCGATCTCTCAGGCCCTTCGGCGGCTGGGCGTCGTGGCAAGCGCCGGCGAGGATGAGTTCTCGGCCGTGGGGTTGGGCCGACACCGAGACCGTGAGGCATGGATCGCCTGAGGAGCGACTTCGGGATTCCCGCATGAACGTGGAAGTTCCTGACCCCGCTCGCGGAATCTGCCCGTAACTGCGAGAACCTCTTGCGCTCGTTGGATCCTCCGGCGCAGGGCGCTCACCTGCTCACTTGTCGACGGGGTCCGGGATGCGGTGCCGCAGGTCGTTGGAGGTCGTTGGAGAGCCCCCACCGGTCCGGCCCGGCTGAAAACGATCACGCACGCGAACCGCTGGGCACCGAGCCCCGCCCAGGCATGTCCTCGCACGTCCGGCGAAGGCTCGCCGAGTGCACTCCAGCCCCAACCCACGGGCGGCGCCCGCGTCACCCGAACGTCCCACCCCTGATACGCACAGAGTGACGAATCCGGATATGTGTGGATACGGTGATCGCGGATCGGGGACTGCATCGGAAGGGGCCGGCATGCCGGTGAACGTCACCTACCCGGGTGTCTACGTCGACGAGGTCAAGAGTTCCGTCAAGACGATCACGGGCGTGCCCACCGCCGTGGCCGCCTTCGTCGGTCACGCGCCCCGCGGCCCGGCCGACCGGCCCGTGCACATCACCGGCTGGGCCGACTACGAGGCCGTCTTCGGCGGCTTGCAGGCGAACTGCCCACTGAGCTACGCGGTCTACCAGTTCTATCTCAACGGCGGCAGCGAGGCCGAGATCGTCAGGGTGGTGCAGGGCGACGCGAAGACCGTCCGTCTGCCCCTCGGCACCAGTGCCGCCCGGCCCGCGAGGGAGTCCGCACGGCCCTCGCCCTCGCCCTCGCCCGCTCCCGCTCCCGCTCCCGCAGCGGGCGGTGAGGGCGGTGAGTCCTCCGCCGGCACCGGGGAGGCGGAATCCTCCGGCGAGGACAAGAGGAAGGGCCGGGGCGGGCACGAGTCCGGCGGTGACGCCAAGGGGTCCTCGGCCTCCGGACCGTCGGGGACGGCTTCCGCCAACGGCCCTGCCCTGCTCGCCGCCTCCCCGGGAGGGTGGGGGCGCAGCCTTCGCGCGCGCGTCGACTGGGAAACCGCCGAGAAGAAGGACACCCCGGAACAGCAGCGCAAGCTGTTCAATCTGACGGTCCGTGACCTGGAAACGGGCGCGGAGGAGCGCTACCTCAACGTCAGTGTCGAGCCGGACAGTCCGCGCAACCTCACGCACCTGCTGGAGTCCTCGCAGCTCGTGCGTGTCGAGGCCCCCATCGAGGCAGTTCCGAAAGCGAATGCGCTTGTGGACGCCGGAAAGGATCCCTTCACCCTCTCGCCGGACAGCGTGCCGGCCGGGCAGCCACCGTACTGCTATGCCCCCGACGAGACCGGAGGCAACCAGGCAGACAAGGATGAACGGCCCGGGGATCCAAAACAGTACAAGGGCGACCCGGCGAAGAAGACCGGCCTCCACCAGCTACTGAAGACGGACATCTTCAACATTCTGTGCCTGCCTGACATCCACTGGCTCGACCAGCAAGTACGGCCCACGGGTGGCAGCGTGCAGGACCTGCGCAACTCGGCCCTGCAGCTGTGCGTGGAGCGGCGCGCCATTCTGCTGGTCGACCCGCCGTCGTCGTGGACCGACATTCAGGCGAGCGGCGACTCCAACGCCACTGTGGTGGGCACCGTGGTGGACAAGATGACGGAGCTCGAGCTGGGCGACCCCGGCAAGAACGCGGCGGTCTACTACCCCCGAGTGATCTCGCCCGACCCCCTGCTCGGCGGTGCCCTCAGGCCCTTCCCGCCCTGCGGCGTGATGGCCGGCGTGCTCGCCCGGACCGACGTGCAGCGCGGGGTGTGGAAGGCACCGGCCGGTACTGATGCCTCACTGAGCGGTGTCAGTGCGCTCGAAGTGCCGCTGACCGATCTGGAGATCGGGCGGCTGAACCCGGTCGGCGTCAACTGCCTGCGGCGGGTGCCCGCGGCCGGTCCGGTCGCCTGGGGCGCGCGGACGCTGAACGGCGCCGACCGGCTCGCCAGCGAATGGAAGTACCTCCCGGTGCGCCGGTTGGCGCTCTTCATCGAGGAGAGCCTGTTCCGGGGCACGCACTGGGTGGTGTTCGAGCCGAACGACGAGCCGCTGTGGGCCTCGATCCGGCTGAACGTCGGCGCCTTCATGAACTCCCTCTTCCGAGCGGGCGCGTTCCAGGGCCGGACACCTCAGGACGCCTATCTCGTGAAGTGCGACAAGGACACCAACCCGCAGAACGACATCGATCGCGGCATCGTCAACATCCAGGTGGGCTTCGCCCCGCTCAAGCCCGCGGAGTTCGTGATCGTGCACATCCAGCAGCTCGCCGGCCAGATCCAGGTCTAGGTCGAGATCCAGCTCCAGGAGGACGACCGATGCCCGAAGTCAAGCGCCGGGACCCGTTCAAGAACTTCCGGTTCCGGGTGAAGTTCAGCGGCGAGACCGCCTACATCGCGGGAATCAGCAAGGTCAGTGGGCTCAAGCGCACCACCGAGGTCATCCGGCATCGCGACGGCGGGGACCCTGGCACCAGCCGCAAGCTTCCCGGCCGCACCGAGTACGAGGCCATCACCTTCGAACGCGGCTGCACCGTCGACACCGCCTTCGAGGAATGGGCCAACCGCGTCTGGAGCCTGAGGAACTCGTCGGGCGGGCTGGAGACTTCGCTGAAGGACTTCCGGCGCGATCTCATCATCGACGTCTTCGACGAGGGCGGCCAGCAGGTGCTCTCCTACTCCGTCCACGACTGCTGGGTCTCCGAGTACCAGGGACTGCCCGAACTGGACGCCGGTTCCAATGGCGTGGCTTTCGAGCACATCAAGGTGGAGCACCACGGTTGGGTGCGAGAGCACACCAACCCGCCGCAGGAACCGCAGTTCTCCGACACCGCGGGATGAGCCTCGTGCCGCGGCAGCTGACCGAGGCGAACGTCCTCGACGTGTGGGAGAGCGGGCTCGCCGGGCCACCGGCGGCTCGCTCCCTGCTGCTCGCCTCGATGGCGGCGCCGAGCGGGTGCAGCGTCGCGGACCTGCCGCTGAGTGCGCTCAACTCCCTCTTGCTCGAGCTGCGTCGCGGTGCGTTCGGCGACGCGCTGCCTTGCGCGGCGGACTGCCCGGAGTGCGGCGAGTGTCTCGATGTCACTGTGGCGGCGGGCGAGTTGCTGCCTTCCGGTGGTGGCGGTGCCGTGGCCGCCACGGCGACTGTGACGTCGTACGGCAGGACGGTCACGTATCGCGCGCTCACCGGCCGGGACGTCCGCGCCGTTGATCCCGCCGCGCCCGGCGCCCGCCAGACCCTGCTGCGACGCTGCGTCCTGCGGGTCGACCCACCGGCACACGACCTGCCCGACGAGGTCCTCGAGGACGTCGCCCGGCGGCTCGCCGACCTCGACCCCGGCGCCGATGCCGTCCTCACCCTGGACTGCCCGCAGTGCGGGCACGGTTGGGACGCCGCCCTCGACCTCG contains the following coding sequences:
- a CDS encoding LysR family transcriptional regulator, giving the protein MDVELRQLRCLVAIVDEGSFTDAAIALGVSQAAVSRSLASLERNLGVRLLRRTSREVSPTGTGLRVLAHARRVLAEVDDLVREAGSGHDRLRMGYAWAALGRHTPAFQRRWAAEHPGTDLHLVRVNSATAGLAEGACDLSVVRRSVDDRRFDSAIVGLERRLCAVAADDPLARRRAVRLADLSGRTLLVDRRTGTTTTDLWPPDARPATEETHDVDDWLTMISTGRRIGVTAEATAHQYPRPGIVYRPVRDAEPIAVRLAWWRDDQPPAAQAVIELVTALYRGD
- a CDS encoding DMT family transporter encodes the protein MRTRPAPAPAQAAQAAPATEASPTAPLTEHTEHAEHPEHTGGRLAGVATMIGSGLSTQTGAAIGSLAFPVLGAVGVVAVRQYVAALVLLAVGRPRLRSFTWRQWWPVVLLALVFGTMNLSLYSAMDRVGLGLAVTLEFLGPLTLALATSRRRGDVCCAVVAAAGVITLMRPQPSTDYLGMALGLLAAGCWASYILLNRTVGRRVPGAQGTAAAAGLSAVMFLPIGITVAVRHPPTAGALACAVAAGVLASAVPYLADLFTLRHVPPRVFGLFMSVNPVLAAVVGWVGLGQGLGGPEWAGIGAVVAANSLSILTSRN
- a CDS encoding TlrC/CarA/OleB/SrmB family ABC-F type ribosomal protection protein, with product MFTAQLSLQNVTRRYDDHIVLDDVSFSVKPGEKAGIIGDNGAGKSTLLRLIAGQDRPDNGELTVIAPGGVGHLAQSLALPPEASVQDAVDLALADLRDLEARMRRAEAGLKGLAGAELTAALDAYGQLVAQYEARAGYEADARVDIALHGLGLPGLARDRTLGTLSGGERSRLALAAVLASQPELLLLDEPTNDLDDQAVGWLEAHLRAHRGTVLAVTHDRVFLERVTTTILEVGEGKVTRYGDGYGGYLAAKAAERRRRLQEYEEWCAELARNQKLAATNVARLEAIPRKLPFAVFGQGGFRARGRGHGAMSRIRNAKERVERLTDHPVAPPPEPLVFAARMTTADGRTSQTAAELTGIRVGDRLHVPSLRVGGEERLLVTGPNGAGKTTLIRVLAGELRPDEGTVRTRGRVGHLRQEETPWPPRLTVPQAFAYGRGGDLDEHTDHLLSLGLFSPSDLRLKVSELSYGQRRRIELARLVSEPVDLLLLDEPTNHLSPALVEELEGALAGYRGAVVVVTHDRRMRTRFTGTHLELDAGQVAQLQEAVAS
- a CDS encoding SAM-dependent methyltransferase, which gives rise to MPIERPLINSGVPHSARIWNYWLGGKDCYEIDRQVGDQIAGANPAILDIALAQRAFLVRTVEYLVGEAGIRQFLDVGTGLPTANNTHEVAQRLVPETRIVYVDHDPVVLAHAEALLTSTPEGATDYIDADLREPEAILEQAAKTLDFTQPVALILLGITAHVTDDTVYDIVGRLVDALPAGSYLVLCDDTEVLNPQQMREMIEQWNEASDNPRVNRSPEELARFFAGLELLEPGVVSVSRWRPSESGEQAPAEVDDFGGVARKP
- a CDS encoding phage tail sheath family protein, which translates into the protein MPVNVTYPGVYVDEVKSSVKTITGVPTAVAAFVGHAPRGPADRPVHITGWADYEAVFGGLQANCPLSYAVYQFYLNGGSEAEIVRVVQGDAKTVRLPLGTSAARPARESARPSPSPSPAPAPAPAAGGEGGESSAGTGEAESSGEDKRKGRGGHESGGDAKGSSASGPSGTASANGPALLAASPGGWGRSLRARVDWETAEKKDTPEQQRKLFNLTVRDLETGAEERYLNVSVEPDSPRNLTHLLESSQLVRVEAPIEAVPKANALVDAGKDPFTLSPDSVPAGQPPYCYAPDETGGNQADKDERPGDPKQYKGDPAKKTGLHQLLKTDIFNILCLPDIHWLDQQVRPTGGSVQDLRNSALQLCVERRAILLVDPPSSWTDIQASGDSNATVVGTVVDKMTELELGDPGKNAAVYYPRVISPDPLLGGALRPFPPCGVMAGVLARTDVQRGVWKAPAGTDASLSGVSALEVPLTDLEIGRLNPVGVNCLRRVPAAGPVAWGARTLNGADRLASEWKYLPVRRLALFIEESLFRGTHWVVFEPNDEPLWASIRLNVGAFMNSLFRAGAFQGRTPQDAYLVKCDKDTNPQNDIDRGIVNIQVGFAPLKPAEFVIVHIQQLAGQIQV
- a CDS encoding phage tail protein; translated protein: MPEVKRRDPFKNFRFRVKFSGETAYIAGISKVSGLKRTTEVIRHRDGGDPGTSRKLPGRTEYEAITFERGCTVDTAFEEWANRVWSLRNSSGGLETSLKDFRRDLIIDVFDEGGQQVLSYSVHDCWVSEYQGLPELDAGSNGVAFEHIKVEHHGWVREHTNPPQEPQFSDTAG